The genomic interval TGATTCCACGGTAACGACTGGGCGCTCGTTCGAGTATCGAGGGAGCATCCAACCAGGCTTCAGATTCCTGGATGACGACACATGGGCGCGCCAAGGGTCGCCCATCCACCATCCGCACCGCCCCCGTCCGCTCAACGCCCACCGCGTCCCCGCTTCCGGCCGGCGGTGACCATCAACAGCTTGTCGCTCCGGGACAGGCGCTTGATGGCCGCTTCCCGCCGCAAGGCCGCGCCGCGGTCCTCGGCGGACTCGCTCCAGACCAGGGTGACGGGGAGCCGCGCCCGTGTGTATGCCGCGCCGCGCCCACGCCCATGGGTGGCAACCCTGCGCTCCAGGTTGTTCGTGGCGCCGGTGTAGAGCGTGCCGTCACGGCAGCTCAGCATGTAGACAGTCCAGCGGGAAGAATC from Myxococcus stipitatus carries:
- a CDS encoding GIY-YIG nuclease family protein, producing the protein MLSCRDGTLYTGATNNLERRVATHGRGRGAAYTRARLPVTLVWSESAEDRGAALRREAAIKRLSRSDKLLMVTAGRKRGRGGR